From one Rhodamnia argentea isolate NSW1041297 chromosome 1, ASM2092103v1, whole genome shotgun sequence genomic stretch:
- the LOC115743374 gene encoding probable magnesium transporter NIPA2: MVMSSDNVHGLVLALSSSVFIGSSFIVKKKGLKKAGITGVRAGSGGYSYLYEPWWWVGMITMIVGEIANFAAYAYAPAILVTPLGALSIIFSAVLAHFILEEKLHIFGVLGCVLCVVGSTSIVLHAPKERDIESVKQLWRLATQPGFIVYTVVVLIVVAVLIFCYAPRYGPTNMMVYIGICSLMGSLTVMSVKALGIALKLTFSGMNQFIYFPTWFFTIVVVFFSLMQINFLNKALDTFNTAVISPVYYVMFTTFTILASMIMFKDWDSQNASQIVTELCGFITILSGTFLLHKTKDMGDEKTSNTPPVFSSPQNPNSNANDG; this comes from the exons ATGGTGATGTCATCTGATAACGTGCACGGACTTGTTTTGGCCCTCTCGTCGAGCGTCTTCATCGGTTCTAGCTTCATTGTCAAGAAAAAGGGGTTGAAGAAAGCTGGGATAACTGGAGTCAGAGcag GTTCAGGGGGTTATTCGTACTTATATGAACCCTGGTGGTGGGTAGGAATGATAACCA TGATTGTTGGGGAGATTGCCAATTTCGCTGCCTATGCATATGCTCCTGCAATTCTTGTTACACCTTTGGGAGCACTGAGTATCATCTTCAG TGCAGTGCTTGCCCATTTTATCTTGGAGGAGAAATTGCACATCTTTGGTGTGCTTGGATGTGTTCTTTGTGTGGTGGGTTCCACGAGCATCGTCTTACATGCTCCAAAGGAACGAGACATTGAATCCGTTAAACAATTGTGGCGCCTCGCCACCCAGCCAG GTTTTATCGTGTATACTGTTGTAGTTCTCATCGTGGTTGCTGTTCTTATTTTCTGCTATGCACCACGTTATGGACCTACTAATATGATGGTTTATATTGGGATTTGCTCTCTCATGGGTTCTCTAACG GTGATGAGTGTTAAAGCATTGGGCATCGCCCTGAAGCTCACATTTTCAGGAATGAACCAATTCATTTACTTCCCGACATGGTTCTTCACCATTGTTGTCGTCTTTTTTAGTCTCATGCAGATCAACTTCTTGAACAAG GCGCTCGACACCTTCAATACTGCTGTAATATCTCCAGTGTACTATGTGATGTTCACGACATTCACCATCCTTGCCAGCATGATCATGTTCAAG GACTGGGATTCTCAAAATGCATCACAAATCGTTACTGAGTTGTGCGGTTTCATCACTATACTCTCCGGAACGTTCCTTCTTCACAAAACCAAAGACATGGGAGATGAGAAAACCTCCAACACCCCTCCGGTCTTTTCAAGTCCACAAAATCCAAACTCAAACGCAAACGATGGATAG
- the LOC115743375 gene encoding protein transport protein Sec61 subunit beta-like has protein sequence MALTGPTPPRGSAAATASMRRRRTASGGASGGATGTMLQFYTDDAPGLKISPNVVLVMSIGFIAFVAILHVMGKLYFVRR, from the coding sequence ATGGCTTTAACCGGACCAACTCCGCCCAGAGGAAGTGCAGCTGCCACCGCAAGCATGCGGAGGCGTAGGACCGCTAGCGGGGGGGCCTCCGGAGGAGCAACTGGGACCATGCTCCAGTTCTACACAGATGATGCTCCAGGACTTAAGATTTCTCCAAATGTTGTCCTTGTGATGAGTATTGGCTTCATTGCATTTGTTGCTATTCTTCATGTTATGGGTAAGCTCTACTTTGTTCGGAGATAG
- the LOC115743373 gene encoding origin of replication complex subunit 4 isoform X1, with protein MVNRNAAEKALNLIRSRLCNPNFIFRPLCDSPDSNYSKLKFIVSSSVTEACNNSVLLLGPRGTGKVAVLELVLEDLLLEYPDMITLSGGVVFQIRLNGLLHSDDNSALKEIARQLCVEHQLVFSKMASFDDNSEFMIAMLRECGLAHKTVVFVLDEFDLFTQGKQRLLYALLDAMQSVTSQAVFIGVSCRLDADQLLEKRVKSRFSHRKLLFLPPSEEEIYRLLDHVLSLPVDSNLPHDYAMEFNAKLHSMFSDERFRQIIDSFMNFSPTVRHLVKFLFRAVSDMDLKLSNLSFENFKSAISSLQRQPKMECLRDCSILELYILVCMKRLEVKEQNSYSFSAVMKEYKSIHDSFQTSDYYSQDVCLRAFEHILQRGLVCFADGRGRIQSTEFRPVKLLISFAELSQGLKAHHLCPAILQKLAA; from the exons ATGGTAAACAGAAATGCAGCAGAAAAAGCCCTGAATCTCATAAGAAGCAGGCTCTGCAACCCTAATTTCATCTTCAGGCCTCTCTGCGATTCTCCTGACAGCAATTACAG CAAGTTGAAGTTTATAGTGTCCAGTTCAGTAACGGAGGCATGCAACAATTCTGTCTTGCTTCTAGGTCCCCGTGGGACTGGAAAAGTTGCC GTGTTGGAACTTGTTCTTGAAGATCTGCTTCTGGAATATCCTGACATGATTACTTTG TCTGGTGGAGTTGTGTTTCAGATCAGATTGAATGGGCTGTTGCACAGCGATGATAATAGCGCTCTCAAG GAAATTGCTAGGCAATTATGTGTTGAGCATCAGCTAGTATTCTCAAAGATG GCTTCATTTGATGACAATTCTGAGTTCATGATAGCCATGCTGAG GGAGTGTGGCCTAGCCCATAAAACAGTCGTGTTTGTACTAGATGAGTTTGACCTCTTCACTCAG GGGAAACAACGACTCCTGTATGCATTACTTGACGCGATGCAGTCAGTAACATCTCAAGCTGTATTTATTGGTGTGAGTTGCCGACTG GACGCTGACCAGCTGTTGGAAAAGAGAGTAAAGTCTCGTTTTTCTCATAGAAAGCTGCTATTTCTACCTCCATCCGAAGAAGAGATATATAG GTTATTAGATCATGTCTTGTCTTTGCCAGTGGACTCAAACCTTCCACATGACTATGCTATGGAATTTAATGCAAAACTACAC AGTATGTTCTCAGATGAAAGGTTCCGGCAAATTATCGATTCTTTTATGAATTTCAGTCCCACTGTCCGGCACTTGGTGAAGTTCCT ATTCCGGGCTGTCTCTGATATGGATTTGAAGTTGAGTAATTTATCTTTTGAGAACTTCAAATCAGCAATTTCAAGTTTGCAGAGGCAACCGAAAATGGAATGCTTAAGAG ATTGCTCCATACTGGAGCTCTATATTCTCGTTTGCATGAAGAGGTTGGAAGTGAAAGAACAGAATTCTTACAGCTTCAGTGCTGTCATGAAAG AGTACAAAAGCATTCATGATTCATTCCAGACGTCTGACTATTACAGTCAAGACGTGTGTCTGCGG GCTTTTGAGCACATTCTGCAACGCGGATTAGTTTGTTTTGCGGATGGCAGAGGGCGTATTCAGTCTACTGAGTTTCGCCCCGTGAAACTTCTTATCTCATTTGCGGAGCTCAGCCAAGGCCTTAAAGCACATCATTTATGTCCT GCCATTCTTCAGAAATTAGCAGCTTAA
- the LOC115743373 gene encoding origin of replication complex subunit 4 isoform X3, which yields MVLQNYDVILFLCSKLKFIVSSSVTEACNNSVLLLGPRGTGKVAVLELVLEDLLLEYPDMITLSGGVVFQIRLNGLLHSDDNSALKEIARQLCVEHQLVFSKMASFDDNSEFMIAMLRECGLAHKTVVFVLDEFDLFTQGKQRLLYALLDAMQSVTSQAVFIGVSCRLDADQLLEKRVKSRFSHRKLLFLPPSEEEIYRLLDHVLSLPVDSNLPHDYAMEFNAKLHSMFSDERFRQIIDSFMNFSPTVRHLVKFLFRAVSDMDLKLSNLSFENFKSAISSLQRQPKMECLRDCSILELYILVCMKRLEVKEQNSYSFSAVMKEYKSIHDSFQTSDYYSQDVCLRAFEHILQRGLVCFADGRGRIQSTEFRPVKLLISFAELSQGLKAHHLCPAILQKLAA from the exons ATGGTGTTACAAAATTACGATGTCATTCTTTTCCTATGCAGCAAGTTGAAGTTTATAGTGTCCAGTTCAGTAACGGAGGCATGCAACAATTCTGTCTTGCTTCTAGGTCCCCGTGGGACTGGAAAAGTTGCC GTGTTGGAACTTGTTCTTGAAGATCTGCTTCTGGAATATCCTGACATGATTACTTTG TCTGGTGGAGTTGTGTTTCAGATCAGATTGAATGGGCTGTTGCACAGCGATGATAATAGCGCTCTCAAG GAAATTGCTAGGCAATTATGTGTTGAGCATCAGCTAGTATTCTCAAAGATG GCTTCATTTGATGACAATTCTGAGTTCATGATAGCCATGCTGAG GGAGTGTGGCCTAGCCCATAAAACAGTCGTGTTTGTACTAGATGAGTTTGACCTCTTCACTCAG GGGAAACAACGACTCCTGTATGCATTACTTGACGCGATGCAGTCAGTAACATCTCAAGCTGTATTTATTGGTGTGAGTTGCCGACTG GACGCTGACCAGCTGTTGGAAAAGAGAGTAAAGTCTCGTTTTTCTCATAGAAAGCTGCTATTTCTACCTCCATCCGAAGAAGAGATATATAG GTTATTAGATCATGTCTTGTCTTTGCCAGTGGACTCAAACCTTCCACATGACTATGCTATGGAATTTAATGCAAAACTACAC AGTATGTTCTCAGATGAAAGGTTCCGGCAAATTATCGATTCTTTTATGAATTTCAGTCCCACTGTCCGGCACTTGGTGAAGTTCCT ATTCCGGGCTGTCTCTGATATGGATTTGAAGTTGAGTAATTTATCTTTTGAGAACTTCAAATCAGCAATTTCAAGTTTGCAGAGGCAACCGAAAATGGAATGCTTAAGAG ATTGCTCCATACTGGAGCTCTATATTCTCGTTTGCATGAAGAGGTTGGAAGTGAAAGAACAGAATTCTTACAGCTTCAGTGCTGTCATGAAAG AGTACAAAAGCATTCATGATTCATTCCAGACGTCTGACTATTACAGTCAAGACGTGTGTCTGCGG GCTTTTGAGCACATTCTGCAACGCGGATTAGTTTGTTTTGCGGATGGCAGAGGGCGTATTCAGTCTACTGAGTTTCGCCCCGTGAAACTTCTTATCTCATTTGCGGAGCTCAGCCAAGGCCTTAAAGCACATCATTTATGTCCT GCCATTCTTCAGAAATTAGCAGCTTAA
- the LOC115743373 gene encoding origin of replication complex subunit 4 isoform X2, which yields MVNRNAAEKALNLIRSRLCNPNFIFRPLCDSPDSNYSKLKFIVSSSVTEACNNSVLLLGPRGTGKVAVLELVLEDLLLEYPDMITLIRLNGLLHSDDNSALKEIARQLCVEHQLVFSKMASFDDNSEFMIAMLRECGLAHKTVVFVLDEFDLFTQGKQRLLYALLDAMQSVTSQAVFIGVSCRLDADQLLEKRVKSRFSHRKLLFLPPSEEEIYRLLDHVLSLPVDSNLPHDYAMEFNAKLHSMFSDERFRQIIDSFMNFSPTVRHLVKFLFRAVSDMDLKLSNLSFENFKSAISSLQRQPKMECLRDCSILELYILVCMKRLEVKEQNSYSFSAVMKEYKSIHDSFQTSDYYSQDVCLRAFEHILQRGLVCFADGRGRIQSTEFRPVKLLISFAELSQGLKAHHLCPAILQKLAA from the exons ATGGTAAACAGAAATGCAGCAGAAAAAGCCCTGAATCTCATAAGAAGCAGGCTCTGCAACCCTAATTTCATCTTCAGGCCTCTCTGCGATTCTCCTGACAGCAATTACAG CAAGTTGAAGTTTATAGTGTCCAGTTCAGTAACGGAGGCATGCAACAATTCTGTCTTGCTTCTAGGTCCCCGTGGGACTGGAAAAGTTGCC GTGTTGGAACTTGTTCTTGAAGATCTGCTTCTGGAATATCCTGACATGATTACTTTG ATCAGATTGAATGGGCTGTTGCACAGCGATGATAATAGCGCTCTCAAG GAAATTGCTAGGCAATTATGTGTTGAGCATCAGCTAGTATTCTCAAAGATG GCTTCATTTGATGACAATTCTGAGTTCATGATAGCCATGCTGAG GGAGTGTGGCCTAGCCCATAAAACAGTCGTGTTTGTACTAGATGAGTTTGACCTCTTCACTCAG GGGAAACAACGACTCCTGTATGCATTACTTGACGCGATGCAGTCAGTAACATCTCAAGCTGTATTTATTGGTGTGAGTTGCCGACTG GACGCTGACCAGCTGTTGGAAAAGAGAGTAAAGTCTCGTTTTTCTCATAGAAAGCTGCTATTTCTACCTCCATCCGAAGAAGAGATATATAG GTTATTAGATCATGTCTTGTCTTTGCCAGTGGACTCAAACCTTCCACATGACTATGCTATGGAATTTAATGCAAAACTACAC AGTATGTTCTCAGATGAAAGGTTCCGGCAAATTATCGATTCTTTTATGAATTTCAGTCCCACTGTCCGGCACTTGGTGAAGTTCCT ATTCCGGGCTGTCTCTGATATGGATTTGAAGTTGAGTAATTTATCTTTTGAGAACTTCAAATCAGCAATTTCAAGTTTGCAGAGGCAACCGAAAATGGAATGCTTAAGAG ATTGCTCCATACTGGAGCTCTATATTCTCGTTTGCATGAAGAGGTTGGAAGTGAAAGAACAGAATTCTTACAGCTTCAGTGCTGTCATGAAAG AGTACAAAAGCATTCATGATTCATTCCAGACGTCTGACTATTACAGTCAAGACGTGTGTCTGCGG GCTTTTGAGCACATTCTGCAACGCGGATTAGTTTGTTTTGCGGATGGCAGAGGGCGTATTCAGTCTACTGAGTTTCGCCCCGTGAAACTTCTTATCTCATTTGCGGAGCTCAGCCAAGGCCTTAAAGCACATCATTTATGTCCT GCCATTCTTCAGAAATTAGCAGCTTAA